The proteins below are encoded in one region of Candidatus Polarisedimenticolia bacterium:
- a CDS encoding glycosyltransferase family 4 protein: MRLLCVLNGGADHPSSRLRVLQHIELLRGRGVEPDVFVAKGTRAVDLVDLAGRARRADLVLVQKKLFARWKLPLLLGPAPVLFDLDDAVFAVSPDERERFGEERATRRAESRRLRLASVLRRSRGVLAGNRFLAEYAQRFAADVTVLPTGVDLAPFPDDAIRRARRTRRERAAGMRIVWIGSRPSLRYLGELAEPLRLVSRSHPAMRFVQVCNAFADLPGVPTETIAWSREGEAGALLDCDIGVMPLDESPFSQGKCGFKILMYYAAGLPVVCSPVGANRDLVVHGETGLFARTEEEWASALGRLLADPDLCTAMGDRGRTLLRERYEATVIGGRLADRVAALAGARSSAPGGGAASR; the protein is encoded by the coding sequence ATGCGCCTCCTGTGCGTCCTCAATGGCGGAGCGGATCACCCGAGCAGCCGCCTGCGCGTCCTGCAGCACATCGAACTTCTAAGAGGGCGCGGCGTCGAGCCCGACGTCTTCGTGGCGAAGGGGACGAGGGCGGTCGACCTCGTCGACCTGGCGGGGCGCGCCCGGCGCGCCGACCTCGTCCTGGTGCAGAAAAAGCTGTTCGCCCGCTGGAAGCTGCCGCTCCTCCTCGGTCCGGCGCCGGTGCTGTTCGACCTGGACGACGCCGTGTTCGCCGTCAGCCCCGACGAGCGCGAGCGCTTCGGCGAGGAGCGCGCGACCCGGCGCGCCGAATCGCGCCGCCTTCGCCTGGCCTCGGTCCTGAGACGCAGCCGGGGAGTCCTGGCCGGCAACCGCTTCCTGGCCGAATACGCGCAGCGCTTTGCCGCCGACGTCACCGTCCTGCCGACGGGCGTCGATCTCGCCCCGTTCCCAGACGATGCGATCCGCCGCGCGCGACGGACGCGGCGCGAGCGCGCCGCCGGGATGCGGATCGTCTGGATCGGAAGCCGTCCCAGCCTCAGGTATCTCGGGGAGCTGGCGGAGCCGCTCCGCTTGGTCTCGCGGAGCCATCCGGCGATGCGCTTCGTCCAGGTGTGCAACGCCTTCGCCGACCTCCCGGGCGTGCCGACCGAGACGATCGCCTGGAGCCGGGAGGGGGAGGCGGGGGCGCTCCTCGACTGCGACATCGGCGTCATGCCGCTCGACGAGAGCCCGTTCTCGCAGGGGAAGTGCGGGTTCAAGATCCTGATGTACTACGCCGCCGGGTTGCCGGTCGTCTGCTCCCCGGTCGGCGCCAACCGCGATCTGGTCGTGCACGGGGAGACCGGCCTGTTCGCCCGGACGGAGGAGGAGTGGGCGTCGGCGCTCGGCCGCCTCCTGGCCGATCCCGATCTCTGCACCGCGATGGGGGATCGGGGCCGGACGCTTCTGCGGGAGCGCTACGAGGCGACGGTCATCGGCGGGCGGCTCGCGGATCGAGTCGCGGCGCTGGCTGGGGCGCGGAGCAGCGCGCCTGGGGGCGGCGCGGCGTCCCGATGA
- a CDS encoding glycosyltransferase family 39 protein, whose product MSVAARLFKSDRACVVLLLFLGLVLFSTQLGGHDLWAPDEPDIGEVVREIHLTGNWQVLHDNGELYFEKPPLYPWLAALFALPAGRPTEFTLRLPSSLAALLGLLVLFHLGRGLFGRRTGALAAVILATTYGYFMEARWAHPDMLWTFWLLLSALAFHLAHEQAGAVEWLTVFYLSLGFANLTKGPHGLLIPLLAVTVFLASTRDLGFLKRMGLWWGVPLALLPAGFWVAAYRSTGERFPLEALLLRLGHRFTSGEHHAQPFYHVFASLPAEFFPWVLLLPFSLWHTFPRRGGRPDRDNAYLYSWTIVIFTVFAASVEKRGVYLLPLLPFLALLVARTWDLALMGWDPSPVDRPITWALGAALLLAAGGAGVALPRIAREAPALLAPAAVLAGACVVTAVAALVAHRRFGGGAALGAFAAGLTAIYLTIAIQVMPAMDPYKSARAFCRRVVAAVGGAPLAMYPDYRPTYVYYTERFIPVLKTREELRRHLASERRAFCLIEDSVLAAEKWGLDARTEIVDRQRVGHREMLLVAGGSKDGTGAAGGQRP is encoded by the coding sequence ATGTCCGTGGCGGCCCGCCTGTTCAAGAGCGACCGCGCCTGCGTCGTGCTCCTGTTGTTTCTCGGGCTCGTGCTCTTCTCCACCCAGCTGGGGGGGCACGATCTCTGGGCCCCCGACGAGCCCGACATCGGCGAGGTCGTGCGGGAGATCCACCTCACGGGCAACTGGCAGGTCCTGCACGACAACGGCGAGCTGTATTTCGAGAAACCGCCCCTGTACCCCTGGCTGGCGGCGCTCTTCGCGCTCCCCGCGGGACGCCCGACGGAATTCACCCTGCGGCTTCCCTCGAGCCTCGCCGCCCTGCTCGGACTGCTCGTCCTGTTCCATCTGGGGAGGGGACTGTTCGGGAGACGGACCGGGGCCCTGGCCGCCGTCATCCTGGCGACGACCTACGGCTACTTCATGGAGGCGCGCTGGGCGCACCCGGACATGCTCTGGACCTTCTGGCTTCTGCTCTCGGCCCTGGCCTTCCACCTCGCCCATGAGCAGGCGGGGGCGGTGGAGTGGCTGACCGTCTTCTATCTCTCCCTCGGTTTCGCCAACCTGACCAAGGGACCGCACGGATTGCTCATCCCGCTTCTCGCGGTGACCGTGTTCCTGGCATCGACGCGCGATCTCGGCTTCCTGAAACGCATGGGGCTCTGGTGGGGGGTTCCGCTTGCGTTGCTGCCGGCCGGATTCTGGGTCGCCGCCTACCGGAGCACCGGAGAGAGATTCCCGCTCGAGGCGCTCCTGCTCCGGCTGGGACACCGCTTCACCAGCGGCGAGCACCACGCCCAGCCGTTCTACCACGTCTTCGCCAGCCTGCCGGCGGAGTTCTTTCCCTGGGTGCTTCTTCTCCCCTTCTCGCTGTGGCACACCTTCCCGCGCCGGGGCGGGCGGCCGGACAGGGACAACGCCTATCTCTACTCGTGGACCATCGTCATCTTCACGGTCTTCGCCGCTTCGGTCGAGAAGCGCGGCGTCTACCTGCTGCCGCTTCTCCCCTTTCTCGCCCTCCTCGTGGCCCGGACATGGGACCTGGCGCTCATGGGCTGGGACCCGTCGCCGGTCGATCGCCCGATCACCTGGGCGCTGGGCGCGGCGCTCCTTCTGGCGGCCGGCGGCGCGGGGGTCGCCCTTCCCAGGATCGCGCGCGAGGCCCCCGCGCTCCTGGCGCCGGCGGCGGTCCTGGCCGGGGCCTGTGTCGTCACCGCCGTCGCGGCCCTCGTCGCGCACCGGCGCTTCGGCGGCGGGGCGGCCCTCGGGGCGTTCGCCGCCGGCTTGACCGCGATCTACCTGACGATCGCCATCCAGGTGATGCCGGCGATGGACCCTTACAAGTCGGCGCGGGCGTTCTGCCGCCGCGTCGTCGCCGCCGTTGGCGGGGCGCCCCTGGCCATGTACCCGGACTACCGCCCGACCTATGTCTACTACACCGAGAGGTTCATCCCGGTGCTCAAGACACGGGAGGAGCTGCGACGCCACCTCGCCTCGGAGCGGCGCGCCTTCTGCCTGATCGAGGACAGCGTTCTTGCCGCGGAGAAATGGGGGCTCGACGCCCGGACGGAAATCGTGGACCGGCAGCGGGTCGGGCACCGGGAGATGCTCCTCGTGGCCGGCGGATCGAAGGACGGGACGGGGGCGGCGGGAGGACAGAGGCCTTGA